A portion of the Colius striatus isolate bColStr4 chromosome 1, bColStr4.1.hap1, whole genome shotgun sequence genome contains these proteins:
- the FBXL3 gene encoding F-box/LRR-repeat protein 3 isoform X2 — MKRGRKSNETNSSSSEETTEEESKRHKVVEEKTVDVQSPDWANLLQDIILQVFQYLPLLDRAHASQVCRSWNQVFHMPDLWRCFEFELNQPATSYLRATHPELIKQIIKRHSNHLQYVSFKVDSSKESAEAACDILSQLVNCSLKTLGLISTARPSFMDLPKSHFISALTVVFVNSKSLSSLKIDDTPVDDPSLKVLVANNSDTLKLLKMSSCPHVSPAGILCVADQCHGLRELALNYHLLSDELLLALSSEKHVRLEHLRIDVVSENPGQTQFHTIQKSSWDAFIKHSPKVNLVMYFFLYEEEFDPFFRYEIPVTHLYFGRSVSKDVLGRVGMTCPRLVELVVCANGLRPLDEELIRIAERCKYLSAVGLEDNPALAWLSSFG; from the exons ATGAAACGAGGAAGGAAAAGTAATGAGACCAACAGCAGTTCATCTGAAGAGACAACTGAGGAAGAATCCAAGAGACACAAGGTTGTAGAGGAGAAAACCGTAGATGTACAGAGTCCTGACTGGGCAAACCTGCTTCAAGACATCATCCTGCAGGTGTTCCAGTACTTGCCCCTTCTGGATCGTGCTCATGCGTCACAGGTCTGCCGCAGCTGGAACCAGGTGTTTCATATGCCCGATCTCTGGAGGTGTTTTGAGTTTGAACTGAATCAACCAGCTACATCTTACCTGAGGGCTACGCACCCTGAACTAATCAAGCAAATAATAAAGAGGCATTCCAATCACCTACAGTATGTAAGCTTCAAG GTGGACAGTAGCAAGGaatctgcagaagcagcttgtGATATTTTGTCACAGCTTGTGAATTGCTCTCTGAAAACACTTGGGCTAATTTCAACTGCCCGGCCAAGCTTCATGGATTTACCAAAG tctcACTTCATTTCTGCACTGACAGTGGTGTTTGTAAACTCCAAATCACTCTCTTCACTCAAGATTGACGACACACCAGTAGATGATCCATCGCTCAAGGTGCTAGTGGCTAACAACAGCGACACACTCAAACTGTTGAAAATGAGCAGTTGTCCCCATGTTTCTCCAGCTG GCATCCTCTGCGTGGCTGACCAGTGTCACGGCTTACGGGAGCTGGCGCTGAACTACCACCTGCTGAGTGACGAGCTTCTGCTTGCTCTGTCCTCTGAGAAACACGTCCGGTTGGAACACTTGCGCATCGACGTTGTCAGTGAAAACCCTGGACAGACTCAGTTCCACACCATTCAGAAGAGCAGCTGGGACGCTTTCATCAAGCATTCTCCTAAAGTCAACTTAGTGATGTACTTTTTCTTGTACGAGGAAGAGTTCGACCCTTTCTTCCGTTACGAGATACCCGTCACTCACCTATACTTCGGAAGGTCGGTGAGCAAAGACGTGCTTGGCCGTGTTGGGATGACCTGTCCCCGGTTGGTGGAACTGGTGGTGTGCGCCAACGGCTTACGGCCGCTGGACGAGGAGCTGATCCGCATCGCGGAGCGCTGCAAGTACCTGTCGGCCGTCGGCCTCG aagataaTCCAGCGTTGGCTTGGTTGTCCAGTTTTGGGTAG
- the FBXL3 gene encoding F-box/LRR-repeat protein 3 isoform X1 produces MKRGRKSNETNSSSSEETTEEESKRHKVVEEKTVDVQSPDWANLLQDIILQVFQYLPLLDRAHASQVCRSWNQVFHMPDLWRCFEFELNQPATSYLRATHPELIKQIIKRHSNHLQYVSFKVDSSKESAEAACDILSQLVNCSLKTLGLISTARPSFMDLPKSHFISALTVVFVNSKSLSSLKIDDTPVDDPSLKVLVANNSDTLKLLKMSSCPHVSPAGILCVADQCHGLRELALNYHLLSDELLLALSSEKHVRLEHLRIDVVSENPGQTQFHTIQKSSWDAFIKHSPKVNLVMYFFLYEEEFDPFFRYEIPVTHLYFGRSVSKDVLGRVGMTCPRLVELVVCANGLRPLDEELIRIAERCKYLSAVGLGECEVSCSAFVEFVKMCGGRLSQLSIMEEVLIPDQKYSLEQIHWEVSKHLGRVWFPDMMPTW; encoded by the exons ATGAAACGAGGAAGGAAAAGTAATGAGACCAACAGCAGTTCATCTGAAGAGACAACTGAGGAAGAATCCAAGAGACACAAGGTTGTAGAGGAGAAAACCGTAGATGTACAGAGTCCTGACTGGGCAAACCTGCTTCAAGACATCATCCTGCAGGTGTTCCAGTACTTGCCCCTTCTGGATCGTGCTCATGCGTCACAGGTCTGCCGCAGCTGGAACCAGGTGTTTCATATGCCCGATCTCTGGAGGTGTTTTGAGTTTGAACTGAATCAACCAGCTACATCTTACCTGAGGGCTACGCACCCTGAACTAATCAAGCAAATAATAAAGAGGCATTCCAATCACCTACAGTATGTAAGCTTCAAG GTGGACAGTAGCAAGGaatctgcagaagcagcttgtGATATTTTGTCACAGCTTGTGAATTGCTCTCTGAAAACACTTGGGCTAATTTCAACTGCCCGGCCAAGCTTCATGGATTTACCAAAG tctcACTTCATTTCTGCACTGACAGTGGTGTTTGTAAACTCCAAATCACTCTCTTCACTCAAGATTGACGACACACCAGTAGATGATCCATCGCTCAAGGTGCTAGTGGCTAACAACAGCGACACACTCAAACTGTTGAAAATGAGCAGTTGTCCCCATGTTTCTCCAGCTG GCATCCTCTGCGTGGCTGACCAGTGTCACGGCTTACGGGAGCTGGCGCTGAACTACCACCTGCTGAGTGACGAGCTTCTGCTTGCTCTGTCCTCTGAGAAACACGTCCGGTTGGAACACTTGCGCATCGACGTTGTCAGTGAAAACCCTGGACAGACTCAGTTCCACACCATTCAGAAGAGCAGCTGGGACGCTTTCATCAAGCATTCTCCTAAAGTCAACTTAGTGATGTACTTTTTCTTGTACGAGGAAGAGTTCGACCCTTTCTTCCGTTACGAGATACCCGTCACTCACCTATACTTCGGAAGGTCGGTGAGCAAAGACGTGCTTGGCCGTGTTGGGATGACCTGTCCCCGGTTGGTGGAACTGGTGGTGTGCGCCAACGGCTTACGGCCGCTGGACGAGGAGCTGATCCGCATCGCGGAGCGCTGCAAGTACCTGTCGGCCGTCGGCCTCGGTGAGTGCGAAGTCTCGTGCAGTGCCTTTGTCGAGTTCGTGAAGATGTGCGGCGGCCGTCTGTCTCAGCTGTCCATCATGGAAGAAGTGTTGATTCCTGATCAGAAATACAGCTTGGAGCAGATTCATTGGGAAGTTTCAAAGCATCTCGGTAGAGTCTGGTTCCCGGACATGATGCCCACGTGGTAG